A section of the Ignavibacteriales bacterium genome encodes:
- a CDS encoding ATP-binding protein, whose translation MDNSIVPAHLAVKAMRDNGYKNAAYALAELMDNSIQHKAKNVELLCLEKDENLSMRTVSRINKIAVLDNGEGMSSETLRMALQFGNGTHLEKNNQKGIGKFGMGLPSSSISQAKRVEVWTWQNGVENAIYSYLDIDEILDKSLVEVPKPIKKPIPNIWEKVGENFINSGTLVVWSTIDKCVWKTGKAIMDNSELLIGRMYRKYLADKKVKIRMVTFNERDLDNLVTRVALPNDPMYLMKNTSCPEPYNNEPMFVKWGDESSERIHKVFYNGETYEVKVRYSIAKKEAREGHNPGDRPYGKHAAKNIGISIMRAGRELDLDQSFVIHYDTRERWWGIEIEFPPALDEIFGVTNNKQFANNFSDLGKVDFEEMLKTEGLTMQQFKDKLNEENDPKSLLIDIVEGITTNLSGMRAHLKTQRTGSKSSDVSRYGDSPEKRATEATEERKQEGHFGTSDEQETMSDEEKEDDIKKSLMDDGVDDPAGVFKTLFKNDLKYSFVDADVETPAFFTVKSRGGKIIISLNVNHPAYHKLVEVLSESTESASEEELKERLENASSGLKLLLMAWGRYEDEQPDGNPKNRTQEARQDWGRIAEKFLNEE comes from the coding sequence ATGGACAATTCAATTGTACCGGCTCACCTTGCAGTTAAAGCAATGAGAGACAATGGTTATAAAAATGCGGCTTATGCACTTGCTGAATTGATGGATAATTCAATTCAACATAAGGCAAAGAATGTAGAATTATTATGCTTAGAAAAAGACGAAAATTTATCTATGAGGACAGTTTCAAGAATTAACAAAATTGCTGTGCTAGACAATGGAGAGGGAATGTCAAGTGAAACTCTTAGAATGGCACTACAATTCGGGAATGGAACACATTTAGAAAAAAATAATCAAAAGGGTATTGGTAAATTTGGTATGGGTTTACCTTCATCATCAATTTCGCAAGCAAAAAGAGTAGAAGTATGGACATGGCAGAATGGAGTTGAGAATGCTATTTACTCATATTTAGATATTGATGAAATATTAGATAAATCTTTAGTCGAAGTTCCCAAGCCCATAAAGAAACCGATTCCAAACATTTGGGAAAAGGTTGGTGAAAATTTTATTAATTCTGGTACACTTGTGGTTTGGTCGACAATTGATAAATGTGTTTGGAAAACCGGAAAAGCAATTATGGATAATTCTGAGTTATTAATTGGAAGAATGTATAGAAAATATTTAGCTGATAAAAAAGTTAAAATAAGAATGGTGACCTTCAATGAACGTGATTTAGATAATTTAGTAACTAGAGTAGCTCTACCGAATGACCCAATGTATTTAATGAAAAATACCTCTTGCCCCGAACCATATAACAACGAGCCTATGTTTGTGAAATGGGGTGACGAATCCTCAGAAAGAATTCATAAAGTATTTTATAACGGAGAAACGTATGAAGTTAAGGTCAGGTATTCTATTGCAAAAAAAGAAGCAAGAGAAGGGCATAATCCTGGAGATAGACCATATGGTAAACATGCTGCTAAAAATATTGGTATTTCAATAATGAGAGCTGGTAGAGAATTAGATTTGGATCAGTCGTTTGTAATACACTACGACACAAGAGAAAGATGGTGGGGAATTGAAATTGAATTTCCCCCTGCTCTAGATGAAATATTTGGTGTTACAAACAACAAACAATTTGCTAATAATTTTAGTGATTTAGGGAAAGTTGATTTTGAAGAAATGCTTAAAACTGAAGGATTAACTATGCAACAGTTTAAGGATAAATTGAATGAGGAAAATGACCCCAAATCGTTATTAATTGATATTGTTGAAGGTATTACTACTAATCTAAGCGGTATGAGGGCTCACCTAAAAACTCAAAGAACAGGCAGCAAATCTTCCGATGTTTCCAGGTATGGAGATTCACCTGAAAAGAGGGCTACGGAAGCAACTGAAGAAAGAAAACAAGAAGGTCATTTTGGAACAAGTGATGAACAGGAAACAATGTCTGATGAGGAAAAAGAAGATGACATTAAAAAAAGTCTAATGGATGATGGTGTTGATGACCCCGCAGGAGTTTTCAAAACTTTATTTAAAAATGATTTAAAGTACTCTTTTGTGGATGCTGATGTTGAAACGCCAGCTTTTTTTACTGTAAAATCAAGGGGGGGCAAAATAATAATATCTTTAAATGTGAATCATCCAGCATATCACAAATTGGTTGAAGTATTGTCAGAATCAACAGAATCAGCATCGGAAGAAGAGCTAAAAGAACGATTAGAGAATGCTTCGTCTGGATTAAAGTTATTGTTGATGGCCTGGGGAAGGTATGAAGATGAACAACCTGATGGCAATCCTAAAAACAGAACGCAGGAAGCCCGACAGGATTGGGGTCGAATTGCTGAAAAATTTTTAAATGAAGAATAA
- a CDS encoding cysteine desulfurase: protein MVYLDNNSSTQLDSRVLKEMIPYYTDLYANASSIHNFGLEIKSRVESSRQQIASFLNCNLNDIIFTSGATESINVALKGYAISNRYRGNHILTLKTEHKAVLDTCKYLEEIGFDITYLDVNFDGLIDLEVLKDNITKETILVCIMLVNNETGVIQPFKDISKLVKNTSAVLFSDATQAVGKIPVDVEELEVDMLAFSAHKFHGPKGIGGLYIRNFSNNTVSIQPLHHGGGHEFNLRSGTLNVPAIIGFAKICKIAEEEMAENILKINDLRNYLEELILKFKGTFVNGTSDKRIHNVSNICFSSSDIDWMLSQLDDFALSNGSACTSAIMQPSHVLTAMGLNIKNASNSIRFSLGKFNTKNDVEELYYAISKIIEKK from the coding sequence ATGGTATATCTAGATAATAATTCTTCTACACAATTAGATTCTCGGGTACTAAAAGAAATGATCCCCTATTATACTGATCTATATGCAAACGCATCTAGCATCCATAATTTCGGATTAGAAATAAAAAGTAGAGTAGAAAGTTCTAGGCAGCAAATAGCATCATTCTTAAATTGTAATTTAAATGATATAATTTTCACCTCTGGTGCTACCGAGAGTATAAATGTTGCACTAAAAGGTTATGCAATCTCTAATCGTTATAGAGGTAATCATATATTGACTTTAAAAACAGAACACAAAGCAGTCCTTGACACTTGTAAATATCTAGAAGAAATCGGCTTTGATATTACTTACTTAGATGTAAATTTTGATGGATTGATTGATTTAGAAGTTTTAAAGGATAATATAACTAAAGAAACAATATTAGTATGTATAATGTTGGTCAACAATGAAACAGGAGTAATTCAACCGTTTAAAGATATTTCAAAATTGGTGAAAAATACAAGTGCTGTACTATTTAGTGATGCAACACAAGCGGTTGGTAAAATACCTGTTGATGTTGAGGAACTTGAAGTTGATATGTTAGCATTTTCGGCTCACAAGTTCCATGGTCCAAAAGGAATTGGAGGCCTTTATATTAGAAATTTTAGCAATAATACCGTTTCTATACAACCATTACACCATGGTGGTGGCCATGAATTTAACTTAAGAAGTGGAACATTAAATGTTCCTGCAATAATAGGATTCGCAAAAATTTGTAAAATTGCTGAAGAAGAAATGGCGGAGAATATTCTTAAAATTAATGATCTAAGAAATTATTTGGAGGAATTAATTTTAAAATTTAAAGGAACTTTTGTTAATGGAACTTCTGACAAAAGAATACATAATGTCTCTAATATTTGTTTTTCTTCTTCCGACATTGATTGGATGCTATCTCAACTAGATGACTTTGCACTTTCAAATGGATCAGCATGTACATCCGCTATAATGCAACCTTCGCATGTATTAACAGCAATGGGTCTAAATATAAAAAACGCTTCAAATTCGATTAGGTTTTCCTTAGGGAAATTCAACACTAAAAATGATGTTGAAGAATTGTATTATGCAATTTCAAAAATTATTGAAAAAAAATAA
- a CDS encoding DNA-protecting protein DprA — protein MLSNLQIAALLSIPNIGKKSVIKIIESNPPFIKDPIEFYNSICSKTKTLSKSLFLNHYEKVIEDFDRLKIEKINTVGFNDIEFPILLKEIQDPPVILYYRGDISCLNDYPTVAVIGTRNPSVWGDKMGHRVGEHLAENNITVVSGLALGCDTAAHKGCLSKNGRTAAFLAHGLHKIYPRQNQILADQIIDSGGCLLSEYSYGIEPQKYYFVERDRLQSGSSLATVVIETNEKGGSMHTVKFTENQKRLLYCISHPVEKQNDMSKGNKKLIEEKRAVPVKDSKDVYDLMNKIKYEYFERLNKSNTLDNPEIFEENNKESNLTLSIENFAKRVNRKPATVKKYFHKPNKFKEWSNKLDPDYEWKYDDKKKLFYGMPIDNYKLPLE, from the coding sequence ATGTTAAGTAATTTACAAATTGCAGCTTTATTAAGTATTCCTAACATTGGAAAGAAAAGTGTTATTAAGATTATTGAATCTAATCCTCCATTTATTAAAGATCCAATTGAATTTTACAATTCAATTTGCTCAAAAACCAAAACCTTATCTAAAAGTTTGTTTTTGAATCATTATGAAAAGGTTATTGAAGACTTTGATAGACTAAAAATAGAAAAGATTAATACTGTCGGATTCAATGATATTGAATTCCCTATTTTACTAAAGGAAATTCAAGACCCCCCAGTGATTCTTTATTATAGAGGAGATATTTCTTGTTTAAATGATTATCCCACGGTTGCGGTTATTGGAACCAGAAATCCATCTGTATGGGGAGATAAAATGGGGCACAGAGTTGGTGAACATCTTGCAGAAAACAATATTACCGTTGTAAGTGGGCTTGCTCTTGGATGTGACACCGCTGCCCACAAAGGGTGTTTATCTAAAAACGGAAGAACTGCTGCATTCCTTGCTCACGGATTACATAAGATTTATCCAAGGCAAAATCAGATATTAGCCGACCAAATAATCGATTCAGGAGGTTGCTTACTTTCAGAATATTCATATGGAATAGAACCGCAAAAATATTATTTTGTCGAAAGGGACAGGCTTCAAAGTGGATCCAGCCTTGCTACGGTAGTAATCGAGACTAACGAAAAAGGAGGATCTATGCATACTGTAAAATTTACAGAAAATCAAAAAAGGCTACTATATTGCATATCTCACCCTGTTGAAAAACAAAATGATATGTCAAAAGGTAACAAAAAGCTCATTGAGGAAAAGAGAGCTGTTCCTGTTAAAGATTCAAAAGATGTTTATGATTTAATGAATAAAATTAAATACGAATATTTTGAAAGATTGAACAAATCTAATACCTTAGATAATCCTGAAATATTTGAAGAAAACAATAAAGAAAGTAATTTGACTCTTAGTATTGAAAATTTTGCAAAGAGGGTTAATAGAAAACCGGCAACCGTTAAAAAATATTTTCACAAACCAAATAAATTTAAAGAATGGAGTAACAAGTTAGACCCGGACTATGAATGGAAATATGATGATAAAAAAAAATTATTTTACGGTATGCCAATTGATAATTATAAATTACCATTAGAATGA
- a CDS encoding DUF4007 family protein: MPIKNSKKYTFSGHESFACKLLWLKKAYDFIIESNSFNESDSVIKLGVGKNMVASIKYWSRAFGLIDEKGLSTEIADYIFGKTGRDIYLEDIGTLWLLHYHLIKTDKASIYNLVFNEFKKERSYFTKEQLLAFIKRKYDENGIINLYNENTINLDINIFLKNYLRPSSDDQVDIEEDFSGLLLELDVLKNFKQKDVDNRLVNWYQFEHNERDNIPCEIIFYSILDNFENSTTISFNDLLIGNNSPGLIFSINSDGLYKKLIEITNSYNNVTYSETAGNQILQISKKFNPYMVLNGYYKKNSQ; the protein is encoded by the coding sequence ATACCCATTAAAAACTCAAAAAAATATACCTTTTCCGGCCATGAATCATTTGCATGCAAACTGCTTTGGCTAAAAAAAGCATACGACTTTATAATTGAAAGTAATTCTTTCAATGAAAGCGACTCCGTAATTAAATTAGGTGTAGGTAAAAACATGGTGGCTTCTATTAAATACTGGTCAAGAGCATTTGGACTCATTGATGAAAAAGGTCTTTCTACAGAGATTGCAGATTATATTTTTGGGAAAACCGGAAGAGACATATATTTGGAAGATATTGGGACATTGTGGTTGCTCCATTACCATCTTATTAAAACAGACAAAGCCTCTATTTATAATTTAGTTTTCAATGAGTTTAAAAAAGAACGATCATATTTTACAAAAGAACAGCTTTTAGCATTCATTAAAAGAAAGTATGATGAAAATGGAATTATAAATCTTTATAATGAAAATACTATTAATCTTGATATAAATATTTTTCTGAAAAATTACCTGCGACCTTCTAGTGATGATCAAGTTGATATAGAAGAAGATTTCTCTGGTTTGCTATTAGAATTAGATGTTTTAAAGAACTTTAAGCAAAAAGATGTTGATAATAGGCTAGTTAACTGGTATCAATTTGAGCACAATGAAAGGGACAATATACCCTGCGAAATTATATTTTATTCTATATTAGACAACTTTGAAAATTCTACAACAATCTCTTTTAATGATTTATTAATTGGTAACAACTCTCCAGGGTTAATATTTTCAATAAATTCTGATGGACTTTACAAAAAATTAATTGAAATTACTAATAGCTATAATAATGTTACATATTCAGAAACAGCAGGAAACCAAATTTTGCAAATATCCAAGAAATTTAACCCATACATGGTATTAAATGGATACTACAAAAAAAATTCACAATAG
- a CDS encoding HAD family hydrolase, producing MSALIFDLDMTLINSKKAEVYRTARKWKKVYELIPYLTSYPGISELINYLNGKKIKIAIVTSAPRPYCEKIIEYNKWEINETVCFHDTTKKKPDPEPLFKASELLKLDNSQILTAGDLDSDIISAKKAGMKSIACLWGSENKNNLMKAAPDYVANNTFELKSIIENYFT from the coding sequence ATGAGTGCTTTGATTTTCGACCTTGATATGACTCTTATAAATTCCAAAAAGGCAGAAGTTTATAGAACTGCCAGAAAATGGAAAAAAGTTTATGAATTAATTCCATATTTAACTTCATATCCAGGCATTTCAGAATTGATTAATTATTTGAACGGAAAAAAAATTAAAATTGCCATTGTTACATCAGCTCCCAGGCCATATTGCGAAAAAATAATAGAATATAATAAATGGGAAATAAATGAAACAGTTTGCTTTCATGATACTACCAAAAAAAAACCTGACCCTGAACCCCTTTTTAAGGCATCTGAATTATTAAAATTGGACAATAGTCAAATATTAACTGCCGGTGACTTAGATAGTGATATAATTTCTGCCAAAAAGGCCGGGATGAAATCTATTGCATGCCTATGGGGTTCGGAGAATAAAAATAATCTTATGAAGGCTGCTCCAGATTATGTTGCAAACAATACCTTTGAACTGAAATCCATTATAGAAAATTATTTTACTTAA
- a CDS encoding phosphoadenosine phosphosulfate reductase family protein, producing MEKRVRHVLGISGGKDSAALAIYLRDKYPSLDIEYYFCDTGKELDETYQLVENLEIYLGKKIQKLNAAQDSHEVPFDHFLKLYGGYLPSSTARWCTKKLKLEPFEDYVGDNLVVSYVGIRGDENREGYISKKDNIQSIFPFRKNIWSEDVINKLFKNENIGYIKELFLKHSNVSDRIIEIIDSPLSINNTKANKINTLLDLSISTFNKVVFDFLQTTNYPLANELDYPILENEDILIRDDIFRILRDSGVGVPRYYEKIEFEINGNKGEYARSRSGCFFCFYQQKIEWVWLFEQHPELFKKAMSYEKDGYTWMQNESLSDLIQPERIKQIKDDYTKKINSKTNNSPYLLDILDESEGEGCASCFI from the coding sequence ATGGAAAAAAGAGTTAGACATGTTTTAGGAATCTCTGGTGGAAAAGATAGTGCAGCACTTGCAATCTACCTTAGGGATAAATACCCAAGTTTAGATATTGAATATTACTTTTGTGATACCGGCAAGGAATTGGACGAAACATATCAACTAGTTGAAAATTTAGAAATATACTTAGGGAAAAAGATTCAAAAACTTAATGCAGCTCAGGATAGTCATGAAGTTCCATTTGATCATTTTCTTAAACTGTATGGTGGGTATCTTCCCTCTTCAACAGCAAGATGGTGCACAAAAAAATTAAAATTAGAGCCCTTTGAAGATTATGTTGGTGACAATCTAGTTGTATCTTACGTTGGAATACGTGGAGACGAGAATAGAGAAGGTTATATTTCAAAGAAAGATAATATTCAATCTATATTTCCATTTAGAAAGAATATATGGAGTGAGGATGTTATTAATAAATTATTTAAGAACGAAAATATCGGGTATATCAAAGAATTATTCCTAAAGCATAGTAACGTTTCAGATAGGATTATCGAAATAATAGATTCTCCACTTTCAATCAACAATACAAAAGCAAATAAAATAAATACATTATTAGATTTAAGCATATCCACTTTTAATAAAGTTGTATTTGATTTTCTTCAAACGACAAATTATCCTTTAGCAAATGAACTTGACTATCCGATTTTAGAGAATGAGGATATACTTATAAGAGATGACATCTTTAGAATTCTTAGGGATAGTGGTGTTGGAGTCCCCAGATACTATGAAAAAATTGAGTTTGAAATCAATGGCAATAAAGGGGAATATGCTAGAAGCAGATCAGGTTGTTTTTTTTGCTTTTATCAACAAAAAATTGAATGGGTCTGGCTATTTGAGCAACACCCCGAATTATTTAAAAAGGCTATGTCATACGAGAAGGATGGATATACTTGGATGCAAAATGAAAGTTTAAGCGATTTAATTCAACCAGAAAGAATTAAGCAAATAAAGGATGATTACACAAAAAAGATAAATTCAAAAACCAATAACTCCCCTTACCTTTTAGATATACTTGACGAATCTGAAGGAGAAGGTTGTGCATCTTGTTTCATTTAA
- a CDS encoding DEAD/DEAH box helicase, translating into MNFEQFISRFDEDVIQEIVGKPTIKTLSSLDTDLTRISRMKRILLKIYSPIELLRNKIIRDIFFDLLKPGEAKNLVSNLGLNGSDYYRELKNKTFRSNKDLKILFEFFELKQKEEDTKKFERNIKCKCLYPLYKYQRNVVSELTDKLNSQNSRVMLHMPTGSGKTRTTMNYLCQLLRTNEPSLFIWMAHREELCEQAVDEFKKAWGFIGNRDITIKKYWANSEFSIDDLKDGFLVCGINKLYNLASSDPGMISSLADNSSLLIMDEAHMAIAPTYESTLSMLMSFGTPLLGLSATPGRTWNDPSIDEELSDFFKRQKVTLKIDGYSNPIEYLINKGYLAKIVNSPLFYSSGLNISQNDLNYLKNRLQLPDDFIKKLSDDVKRNILIIQKCEELIIKHNRIILFALNVNHSNLLAMCLQARGIDAYSLTSDTDSEQRKKVIESFKNNSSEPTILCNYGILTTGFDAPKTSCAVITRPTDSLVLYSQMVGRAIRGIKLGGNDIAEIVTVVDTCLPGFDKIENAFYNWEDVW; encoded by the coding sequence ATGAACTTTGAACAATTTATCTCAAGATTCGATGAAGATGTAATTCAAGAGATTGTAGGAAAACCGACCATAAAAACTTTGAGCTCTCTTGACACGGATTTAACGAGGATAAGTAGGATGAAAAGAATACTGCTTAAAATTTATTCTCCAATAGAGCTTTTACGAAATAAAATTATTCGCGATATTTTTTTTGATTTATTAAAGCCAGGAGAAGCAAAAAATCTTGTTTCAAACCTTGGCTTAAATGGATCGGATTATTACAGAGAATTGAAAAACAAAACATTTAGATCAAATAAAGATTTGAAGATATTGTTTGAGTTTTTTGAATTAAAACAAAAGGAAGAAGATACTAAAAAATTTGAAAGGAATATTAAATGTAAATGCTTATATCCCTTATATAAATATCAGAGAAACGTAGTTTCAGAATTAACAGATAAATTGAATTCTCAAAATAGTAGAGTAATGCTTCATATGCCTACAGGTTCGGGAAAAACAAGAACTACAATGAACTATTTGTGTCAATTACTAAGAACAAATGAACCGTCTTTATTTATTTGGATGGCTCATAGAGAAGAATTATGTGAACAAGCTGTTGATGAATTCAAGAAAGCCTGGGGATTTATTGGAAACAGAGATATTACAATAAAAAAGTATTGGGCTAATTCTGAGTTCAGTATAGATGACTTAAAAGATGGATTTTTAGTTTGCGGAATAAATAAGTTATATAATCTTGCATCTTCTGACCCGGGTATGATAAGTAGTTTAGCTGATAATTCATCACTTTTAATTATGGATGAAGCTCATATGGCCATTGCTCCTACTTATGAATCAACTCTCAGTATGTTAATGTCATTTGGGACACCCTTATTAGGGCTATCGGCAACGCCAGGAAGAACTTGGAATGATCCTAGTATTGACGAGGAACTTTCTGATTTTTTTAAGAGACAAAAAGTTACTTTAAAAATTGATGGATATAGTAATCCAATTGAATATTTAATTAATAAAGGATATTTGGCGAAAATTGTTAATTCCCCACTATTTTACAGCAGTGGATTAAATATATCACAGAATGATTTAAACTACTTAAAGAATCGGTTACAATTACCGGATGATTTTATAAAAAAGTTATCTGACGATGTAAAAAGAAATATTTTAATAATTCAAAAATGTGAAGAATTGATAATCAAGCATAATAGAATAATTCTTTTTGCTTTAAATGTAAACCATTCGAATTTATTAGCAATGTGTTTACAAGCGAGAGGCATTGATGCCTATTCACTTACATCAGATACTGATAGTGAACAAAGAAAGAAGGTTATTGAAAGCTTTAAGAACAATTCTTCTGAACCAACAATATTGTGTAATTATGGGATACTAACAACAGGTTTTGATGCACCGAAAACGAGTTGTGCTGTAATCACTAGACCGACAGATTCCCTCGTTCTATATAGTCAAATGGTAGGTAGAGCAATTCGTGGGATTAAATTGGGAGGTAATGATATAGCGGAAATTGTAACTGTTGTAGACACTTGTTTACCGGGGTTTGATAAAATAGAAAATGCATTTTACAATTGGGAAGATGTTTGGTAA
- a CDS encoding bifunctional (p)ppGpp synthetase/guanosine-3',5'-bis(diphosphate) 3'-pyrophosphohydrolase, producing the protein MINKFNKAFLKATLLHKGQTRKGTSIPYIVHILDVVSNLIKNGASEDLIVAGFLHDSIEDTSYTEPLLKKEWGGKVYSLVMSNTEPENRISESDSKKVVSWKMRKKHSLEVLPSKNDDELLLFAADKLSNLNDIHADYLVSGNEVFKRFNAPKKEIKWYYSSMIPIFKKRLGKIRLYKEFLVAHKALFE; encoded by the coding sequence ATGATAAATAAATTCAACAAGGCTTTTTTAAAAGCTACTCTACTTCATAAAGGTCAAACAAGAAAAGGAACCTCTATTCCTTATATAGTCCATATATTAGATGTTGTTTCAAATTTGATTAAGAATGGAGCTTCAGAAGATTTAATTGTGGCAGGATTTCTCCATGATAGTATTGAAGATACCTCTTATACTGAACCACTTCTCAAAAAAGAATGGGGAGGTAAGGTTTATTCACTTGTCATGAGTAACACTGAGCCTGAAAACCGAATTTCAGAATCAGATTCTAAAAAAGTTGTCAGTTGGAAAATGAGGAAAAAACATTCATTGGAAGTACTACCAAGCAAAAATGATGACGAATTATTATTATTTGCCGCTGATAAACTGTCAAACTTAAATGATATCCATGCCGACTACTTAGTTTCGGGAAATGAGGTTTTTAAAAGATTCAATGCCCCAAAAAAAGAAATAAAATGGTATTACTCATCTATGATACCAATATTCAAGAAAAGATTGGGAAAAATTAGATTATATAAGGAATTCTTAGTAGCCCATAAGGCTCTTTTTGAGTAA
- a CDS encoding AAA family ATPase: MIYPQEFPSKSNNVAEKIIFEKLSFLSNKFDIFYARKFVALSNFEKNEYEIDFIVCLPCKGIICLEVKGGIILFDGIKKEWYQNSKKLKLGPDEQASSATHSLINRYKSISKSIPIGWALCFPDCQIPYGTDLPTNLNKNVILDQKKLTFFEKAIDQLFIDLKNQYPSKNGCKKWEYESFVNSLLRGIGFVQVLGSRIKNDENKFIELIKDQIEIFRQLAENNKLLVKGPAGSGKTIIAKTLAQEYAENNKKVLLMCFNRTLSNKLSYELGIRNNENIVSCTFHSFAKRIIEEHDKHWWEANDKSNDDFWDLDVPAKLDNIINSFSLGKFNCIIIDEGQDFKELWFEVLFKFLEKNSKTIIFMDMMQDIFRRNVAIPEETTFTKFNLKYNCRNTNKIICYLEEVIDDKINRYGNPEGDSVVLRKCNNSTDIQRLLIQDIEKLMRDHSIRNDQILILLNSEKKDSSISNLKHIGDFEIKSLDNKGRFLDKCIHFTTIETFKGLEVDILFIIDVSNILPNEFKKRMYTESSRAKHKLFLYSINN; the protein is encoded by the coding sequence ATGATATATCCTCAAGAATTTCCTTCAAAATCAAACAATGTTGCCGAAAAAATAATTTTTGAAAAATTATCTTTTTTATCCAACAAATTTGATATTTTCTATGCTAGGAAGTTTGTTGCATTAAGTAACTTTGAAAAAAATGAATATGAAATTGATTTTATAGTGTGCTTACCTTGTAAGGGAATAATTTGCTTGGAAGTTAAAGGAGGAATTATTTTATTTGATGGGATTAAAAAAGAATGGTATCAGAATTCAAAAAAACTCAAACTAGGACCTGATGAACAGGCAAGCTCGGCTACACATAGCTTAATCAATAGATACAAATCAATATCAAAATCTATTCCGATTGGGTGGGCACTCTGTTTCCCAGATTGTCAAATTCCATACGGAACAGATTTGCCTACAAATTTAAACAAAAATGTAATTTTAGATCAAAAAAAACTAACATTTTTTGAGAAAGCAATTGATCAATTGTTTATAGATTTGAAGAATCAATATCCTAGCAAAAACGGATGCAAAAAATGGGAATACGAAAGTTTCGTAAATAGTTTACTTAGGGGTATTGGGTTTGTTCAAGTACTAGGGTCTAGAATAAAAAATGATGAAAATAAGTTTATCGAATTAATAAAAGATCAAATTGAGATTTTTAGACAATTAGCCGAAAACAATAAACTTCTAGTTAAAGGTCCCGCAGGTTCCGGAAAAACTATTATTGCAAAGACACTCGCACAGGAATACGCCGAGAATAATAAAAAGGTATTACTAATGTGCTTTAATAGAACACTTTCTAATAAATTATCATACGAATTGGGAATCAGAAATAATGAAAATATAGTGTCATGCACTTTTCATTCATTTGCTAAAAGAATCATTGAAGAACATGACAAGCATTGGTGGGAAGCAAATGATAAATCAAATGACGATTTTTGGGATCTTGATGTCCCGGCAAAACTTGATAATATAATTAATAGCTTTTCTTTAGGAAAATTTAATTGCATAATTATTGACGAGGGGCAAGATTTCAAGGAACTGTGGTTTGAAGTTCTATTCAAATTTTTAGAAAAAAATTCAAAAACAATAATATTTATGGATATGATGCAGGATATATTCAGACGTAATGTTGCAATTCCTGAGGAAACAACTTTTACAAAATTTAATCTAAAATATAACTGCAGGAATACTAATAAGATTATTTGCTATTTAGAAGAAGTAATTGATGACAAGATTAATCGATATGGTAATCCAGAGGGAGATTCTGTCGTTCTTCGGAAATGTAATAATTCAACTGATATTCAACGTTTATTAATTCAAGATATTGAAAAACTCATGAGAGATCATAGCATAAGGAATGATCAAATATTGATATTGTTAAACTCAGAAAAAAAAGATTCCTCTATCTCAAATTTAAAGCATATAGGGGATTTTGAAATTAAATCCCTTGACAATAAGGGACGATTTCTAGATAAATGTATTCATTTCACAACTATCGAAACTTTTAAAGGGTTAGAAGTTGACATTCTTTTTATTATTGATGTAAGTAACATTTTACCAAATGAATTTAAAAAAAGAATGTATACTGAATCATCCCGTGCTAAACATAAACTATTTCTTTATAGTATCAACAATTAG